A genomic segment from Micromonospora echinaurantiaca encodes:
- the mycP gene encoding type VII secretion-associated serine protease mycosin, protein MTRVRQSCPPTARRVAGRALLAVAAVAVPLAGPVPPADAAAARPVALASAAFPLAAPVSDSQTRPDQVRDEQWQLDELGAKTAWRSSTGRGVVVAVIDSGVDASHPDLAGQVLPGYDLVAPLGGDPDPVGHGTTVAGLIAGRNDDNRGVVGLAPDAKILPVRVLDDENRYDDALIVAKGVRWAVDNGARVINLSLGGSGDSPALAAALDYAFARDVVVVACTGNLATSTNSKVWYPAREPGVIAVSGLEKDSENLWSGAITGRATVLTAPATGLVGARPGDGYWRVQGTSFAAPLVAATAALVRARYPEMSAGDVVNRLLSTARDIGPTGRDDRFGYGLVDPVAALDAEVSPVGRNPLDDQTSPGVVGFGPAPGSAEAEAAGAGADPLGGLTAPRQQSQWTARPAGSEHDSTPERLWTGAVLFVALLTGAALMVRRFRRWGSR, encoded by the coding sequence GTGACCAGGGTGCGGCAGAGCTGTCCGCCGACGGCGCGACGGGTCGCCGGTCGGGCGCTGCTCGCTGTGGCGGCGGTGGCCGTGCCGCTCGCCGGCCCGGTGCCGCCCGCCGACGCCGCGGCCGCCCGGCCGGTCGCGCTCGCCTCGGCGGCGTTCCCCCTGGCCGCGCCGGTTTCGGACAGCCAGACCCGCCCCGACCAGGTGCGCGACGAGCAGTGGCAGCTCGACGAGTTGGGGGCGAAGACCGCCTGGCGCAGCTCGACCGGGCGCGGGGTGGTCGTCGCGGTCATCGACTCCGGTGTGGACGCCAGCCACCCCGACCTGGCCGGCCAGGTGCTGCCCGGCTACGACCTGGTCGCCCCGCTCGGCGGCGACCCGGATCCGGTCGGCCACGGCACCACGGTGGCCGGGCTGATCGCCGGGCGCAACGACGACAACCGGGGCGTGGTCGGCCTCGCCCCGGACGCCAAGATCCTTCCGGTCCGGGTGCTGGACGACGAGAACCGCTACGACGACGCGCTGATCGTCGCCAAGGGCGTGCGCTGGGCCGTCGACAACGGCGCCCGCGTCATCAACCTGTCGCTCGGCGGCAGCGGCGACAGCCCGGCCCTGGCCGCGGCGCTCGACTACGCCTTCGCCCGGGACGTGGTGGTGGTCGCCTGCACCGGCAACCTGGCCACCTCCACCAACTCGAAGGTCTGGTACCCGGCCCGCGAGCCGGGCGTGATCGCGGTGTCCGGGCTGGAGAAGGACAGCGAGAACCTCTGGTCCGGCGCGATCACCGGGCGCGCCACCGTACTCACCGCCCCGGCCACCGGGTTGGTGGGCGCCCGCCCCGGCGACGGGTACTGGCGGGTGCAGGGCACCAGCTTCGCCGCGCCCCTGGTGGCCGCCACCGCCGCGCTGGTCCGGGCCCGCTACCCGGAGATGTCCGCCGGCGACGTGGTCAACCGGCTGCTGTCCACCGCCCGCGACATCGGCCCCACCGGCCGGGACGACCGTTTCGGGTACGGCCTGGTCGACCCGGTCGCCGCGCTGGACGCCGAGGTGAGCCCGGTGGGCCGCAACCCGCTGGACGACCAGACCTCGCCCGGCGTGGTCGGGTTCGGCCCGGCACCCGGTTCGGCGGAGGCCGAGGCGGCCGGCGCCGGCGCGGACCCGCTCGGCGGCTTGACCGCACCGCGCCAGCAGAGCCAGTGGACGGCGCGGCCCGCCGGCTCCGAGCACGACTCCACCCCCGAGCGGCTCTGGACCGGCGCCGTGCTCTTCGTCGCCCTGCTCACCGGCGCGGCGCTGATGGTGCGCCGGTTCCGGCGGTGGGGCAGCCGCTGA
- a CDS encoding phosphatase PAP2 family protein, which yields MTSPGQRTLPTPTRPSWRHRRLHPDDSRGLRLTLAVAAAFLVLVPFALLALLVLAGWPPLREVDTTVAGALHGFAVDHPAWVRLMSLWTDVFAPMPLRVGALVLVIWLVRRGARQLAVWVAVTMLVGGLLGPLLKLLFGRDRPDLPEPVAQAAGLAFPSGHALNAALAAGILLVVFLPYARERSGRWAVWLAAVLLAGVTGFSRVALGVHWTSDVLAGWVLGTAVVAATSAAFTVWHHQTPPAAPHP from the coding sequence ATGACCTCACCCGGCCAGCGCACCCTCCCGACGCCGACGCGGCCGTCGTGGCGGCACCGCCGGCTGCACCCGGACGACTCGCGCGGCCTCCGGCTGACCCTCGCCGTCGCCGCGGCGTTCCTGGTGCTGGTGCCGTTCGCCCTGCTCGCGCTCCTGGTGCTGGCCGGCTGGCCGCCGCTACGCGAGGTGGACACCACGGTGGCCGGCGCGCTGCACGGCTTCGCCGTCGATCATCCGGCCTGGGTCCGCCTGATGAGCCTGTGGACCGATGTGTTCGCGCCGATGCCGCTGCGGGTCGGCGCGCTGGTGCTGGTGATCTGGCTGGTCCGGCGCGGCGCCCGGCAACTCGCGGTCTGGGTGGCCGTCACCATGCTGGTGGGCGGGCTGCTCGGCCCGCTGCTCAAGCTGCTCTTCGGGCGGGACCGGCCGGACCTGCCCGAGCCGGTGGCGCAGGCCGCCGGGCTCGCCTTCCCGTCCGGTCACGCGCTGAACGCCGCGCTGGCCGCCGGGATCCTGCTGGTGGTCTTCCTGCCGTACGCGCGGGAGCGGTCCGGCCGGTGGGCGGTGTGGTTGGCCGCCGTGCTGCTGGCCGGGGTGACCGGGTTCAGCCGGGTGGCGCTCGGCGTGCACTGGACCAGCGACGTGCTGGCCGGCTGGGTGCTCGGCACCGCCGTGGTCGCCGCGACGTCCGCCGCCTTCACCGTCTGGCACCACCAGACCCCACCCGCCGCGCCACACCCCTGA
- a CDS encoding MarP family serine protease: MSAVDLVLLLLMLVFAISGYRQGFVIGLLSFSGFFLGALVGLQIGPLLAEQFVDSGTRVLIALVAVFGLAVIGQALAGWLGSHLRKTITSDVGKQVDDIGGAFVSIFAVLLVAWLVAVPLGSSSLPWLAASVKNSALLTVVDRVLPDRAQQFSTALRDTVDTNGFPDVFEGLGRTQARQVSPPDPALAGSQVVVNGQRSVVKVLGSAPSCSRRIEGSGFVYADDRVMTNAHVVAGTRSVTVELNGDRYDGEVVVYDPDRDLAVLYVPELPGPSMRFAAGNAGSGADAIVLGFPLDGPYNAQSARVRDVDRITGPDIYSSGDVTREIYTIRALVRSGNSGGPLVSANGLVLGVIFAAAADDPNTGFAVTAAEARPVALAGAERTRGVATGKCT; this comes from the coding sequence GTGTCCGCCGTGGATCTCGTACTGCTGCTGCTCATGCTCGTGTTCGCGATCAGCGGATACCGCCAGGGGTTCGTCATCGGCCTGCTGTCGTTCTCCGGCTTCTTCCTGGGCGCCCTGGTCGGCCTCCAGATCGGGCCGCTGCTGGCCGAGCAGTTCGTGGACAGCGGCACCCGGGTGCTGATCGCCCTGGTGGCGGTCTTCGGGCTGGCCGTCATCGGTCAGGCGCTCGCCGGCTGGCTCGGCTCCCACCTGCGCAAGACGATCACCAGCGACGTGGGCAAGCAGGTCGACGACATCGGCGGCGCGTTCGTCTCGATCTTCGCGGTGCTGCTGGTCGCGTGGCTGGTCGCGGTGCCGCTCGGGTCGTCCTCGCTGCCCTGGCTGGCCGCGTCGGTGAAGAACAGCGCGCTGCTCACCGTGGTCGACCGGGTGCTGCCGGACCGGGCGCAGCAGTTCTCCACCGCGCTGCGCGACACGGTGGACACCAACGGCTTCCCGGACGTCTTCGAGGGGCTGGGGCGTACCCAGGCCCGGCAGGTCTCGCCGCCCGATCCGGCGCTCGCCGGCTCCCAGGTGGTGGTCAACGGCCAGCGCTCGGTGGTCAAGGTGCTCGGCTCCGCGCCGAGCTGCTCGCGCCGGATCGAGGGCTCCGGGTTCGTCTACGCCGACGACCGGGTGATGACCAACGCGCACGTGGTGGCGGGCACCCGCTCGGTGACGGTGGAGCTGAACGGCGACCGGTACGACGGTGAGGTGGTCGTCTACGACCCGGACCGGGACCTGGCCGTGCTCTACGTGCCGGAGCTGCCCGGCCCGTCGATGCGGTTCGCCGCCGGCAACGCGGGCAGCGGCGCGGACGCCATCGTGCTCGGCTTCCCGCTCGACGGGCCGTACAACGCCCAGTCGGCCCGGGTACGCGACGTCGACCGGATCACCGGGCCGGACATCTACTCCTCCGGCGACGTGACCCGGGAGATCTACACCATCCGGGCGCTGGTCCGCAGCGGCAACTCGGGCGGGCCGCTGGTCTCCGCCAACGGGCTGGTGCTCGGAGTGATCTTCGCGGCGGCCGCCGACGACCCGAACACCGGCTTCGCGGTGACCGCCGCCGAGGCCCGCCCGGTGGCGCTGGCCGGCGCGGAGCGTACCCGGGGGGTGGCCACCGGCAAGTGCACCTGA
- a CDS encoding NUDIX hydrolase: protein MTRQPPAWIEPLLHRLGTARTEDFTRLATPSHGGRESAVLVLLGEEPGAGPDVLILQRAATLRNHAGQPAFPGGAADPDDADAAATALREANEEVGLDPASVTVLAELPRLWIPVSDFVVTPVLGWWHAPHPVHPREPAEVAHVARLPVAELVDPENRMRVRHPSGWIGPAFSARGMLVWGFTAGVLDALLTMGGWTRPWPRGRVVDLPPTAATPAPSAGTDEVDESAVR from the coding sequence GTGACCCGACAGCCACCGGCCTGGATCGAGCCGCTGCTGCACCGGCTCGGCACCGCCCGTACCGAGGACTTCACCCGGCTGGCCACCCCGAGCCACGGTGGCCGGGAGAGCGCGGTGCTGGTGCTGCTCGGCGAGGAGCCCGGCGCCGGCCCGGACGTGCTGATCCTGCAGCGGGCCGCCACCCTGCGCAATCACGCCGGGCAGCCGGCCTTCCCGGGCGGCGCGGCCGATCCGGACGACGCCGACGCCGCGGCCACCGCGCTGCGCGAGGCGAACGAGGAGGTCGGCCTCGACCCGGCCAGCGTCACCGTGCTGGCCGAGCTGCCCCGGCTCTGGATCCCGGTCAGCGATTTCGTGGTGACCCCGGTGCTCGGCTGGTGGCACGCGCCGCACCCGGTGCATCCCCGGGAACCGGCCGAGGTGGCGCACGTGGCCCGGCTGCCGGTCGCCGAGCTGGTCGACCCGGAGAACCGGATGCGGGTGCGGCACCCGAGCGGTTGGATCGGGCCGGCGTTCTCCGCCCGCGGCATGCTGGTCTGGGGCTTCACCGCCGGGGTGCTGGACGCCCTGCTGACGATGGGCGGCTGGACGCGACCGTGGCCGCGCGGCAGGGTGGTCGACCTGCCGCCGACCGCTGCCACCCCGGCGCCCTCGGCCGGTACCGACGAGGTGGACGAGAGCGCCGTGCGCTGA
- a CDS encoding TlpA family protein disulfide reductase, with amino-acid sequence MKRRSAALLVPLLLAVAGCTGTTGQEEAPTRQGAAASRPSPFQDCAELTTGPGATGAPTASPAGGGDPLPELTLNCFTGGAPVALRDVRGPAVVNVWASWCAPCRTELPAFQRLSERADGQLRVLGVNSRDSRAGAQSIGEDFGVRFPVLVDQGEALQRALGRNAIPLTLFVDGQGRVRHVDASGALDDARLAALVGQHLGLAVPA; translated from the coding sequence ATGAAGCGGCGGTCCGCTGCCCTGCTCGTCCCGCTGCTGCTGGCGGTCGCGGGCTGCACCGGCACCACCGGGCAGGAGGAGGCGCCGACCCGGCAGGGGGCGGCCGCCAGCCGGCCGTCGCCGTTCCAGGACTGCGCCGAGCTGACCACCGGCCCGGGCGCCACCGGCGCGCCGACCGCGTCGCCGGCCGGTGGAGGCGACCCGCTGCCCGAGCTGACCTTGAACTGCTTCACCGGCGGTGCGCCGGTCGCCCTCCGGGACGTCCGCGGTCCGGCCGTGGTCAACGTCTGGGCCTCCTGGTGCGCGCCCTGCCGCACCGAGCTGCCCGCGTTCCAGCGGCTCAGCGAGCGGGCCGACGGCCAGCTCCGGGTGCTCGGGGTCAACAGCCGCGACAGCCGCGCCGGCGCGCAGTCCATCGGCGAGGACTTCGGCGTACGCTTCCCCGTCCTGGTCGACCAGGGTGAGGCGCTGCAACGGGCGCTCGGCCGCAACGCCATCCCGCTCACCCTCTTCGTCGACGGGCAGGGCCGGGTGCGGCACGTGGACGCGTCCGGCGCGCTGGACGACGCCCGCCTCGCCGCGCTGGTCGGGCAGCACCTGGGCCTGGCGGTGCCCGCGTGA
- the nth gene encoding endonuclease III: MTTSIPGATETDLGRKRRARKIGRVLTETHPDAHCELDHSNPLELAVATILSAQCTDKKVNEVTPKLFARYPTAADYAGAQRAELEELIRPTGFYRNKTDSLIKLGQALVERYGGRVPGKLVDLVTLPGIGRKTANVILGNAFDVPGITVDTHFHRLVGRWRLTGETDPVKVEHAIGALIERRDWTMFSHRVIFHGRRVCHARKPACGACTLAKLCPSYGTGPTEPAAAAKLLKGPRARDLAAAAGVDPELVPAQAVVAEAP; the protein is encoded by the coding sequence GTGACCACCAGCATTCCCGGTGCCACCGAGACCGATCTCGGCCGCAAACGTCGCGCCCGGAAGATCGGCCGGGTGCTGACCGAGACCCACCCCGACGCGCACTGTGAGCTCGACCACTCCAACCCGCTGGAGCTGGCCGTGGCGACGATCCTCTCCGCCCAGTGCACCGACAAGAAGGTCAACGAGGTCACCCCGAAGCTCTTCGCCCGCTACCCGACCGCCGCCGACTACGCCGGTGCCCAGCGGGCCGAGCTGGAGGAGCTGATCCGCCCCACCGGCTTCTACCGGAACAAGACCGACTCGTTGATCAAGCTTGGCCAGGCGCTGGTCGAGCGCTACGGCGGCCGGGTCCCCGGCAAGCTGGTCGACCTGGTGACGCTGCCCGGGATCGGCCGCAAGACCGCCAACGTCATCCTCGGCAATGCCTTCGACGTGCCCGGCATCACCGTCGACACGCACTTCCACCGGCTGGTCGGGCGCTGGCGGCTGACCGGCGAGACCGACCCGGTCAAGGTGGAACACGCCATCGGGGCGCTCATCGAGCGGCGCGACTGGACGATGTTCTCGCACCGGGTGATCTTCCACGGCCGACGGGTGTGCCACGCCCGCAAGCCGGCCTGCGGCGCCTGCACCCTGGCCAAGCTCTGCCCCTCCTACGGCACCGGCCCGACCGAGCCGGCCGCCGCCGCCAAGCTGCTCAAGGGCCCTCGGGCACGCGACCTCGCGGCGGCCGCCGGGGTCGACCCGGAGCTGGTGCCGGCGCAGGCCGTCGTCGCGGAGGCACCGTGA
- a CDS encoding CapA family protein, with protein MYAAAPTAPRPRRRPALALVVLLVVLLAAGCGGGSAGGPVWQPGAGGGGTGAPVGSASATPAEKSISLSATGDIIMGNAPNRLPANGGKGFFDSVEKALEADLVMGNLEEPLTVDTGTGKCGANSTRCFQFRAPPEYAAHLRDAGFDLLNQANNHGYDYGPKGYANTQKALEKYDLAHTGAPDQITVVEVAGVKVAVAGFSSYVWSNSLVDIAEAKQVITKAAGMADLVVVQVHMGGEGSDKTRVRPGTEMFLGENRGDPVKFSKAMIDAGADLIVGHGPHVLRGMEFYKGRLIAYSLGNFAGGGNSLSNAGRLGWGGVLKVSLKPDGSWAGGSFVSTYMNSAGKPTMDRDDRGLGLVRQLTRSDFPKTGARFDDSGRISPPAQG; from the coding sequence ATGTACGCTGCTGCCCCCACCGCCCCCCGTCCGCGCCGCCGCCCGGCGCTGGCGCTCGTCGTGCTGCTCGTCGTGCTGCTCGCGGCCGGCTGCGGCGGCGGGTCGGCCGGCGGTCCGGTCTGGCAGCCCGGCGCGGGCGGTGGCGGCACCGGCGCCCCGGTCGGTTCGGCCTCCGCGACGCCGGCCGAGAAGTCCATCTCGCTCTCCGCCACCGGCGACATCATCATGGGCAACGCGCCGAACCGGCTGCCCGCCAACGGCGGCAAGGGCTTCTTCGACTCGGTCGAGAAGGCGCTCGAGGCCGACCTGGTGATGGGCAACCTGGAGGAGCCGCTCACCGTCGACACCGGCACCGGCAAGTGTGGCGCGAACTCCACCCGCTGCTTCCAGTTCCGAGCCCCGCCGGAGTACGCCGCACACCTGCGCGACGCCGGCTTCGACCTGCTCAACCAGGCCAACAACCACGGCTACGACTACGGCCCGAAGGGCTACGCGAACACCCAGAAGGCGCTGGAGAAATACGATCTCGCGCACACCGGGGCGCCCGACCAGATCACCGTGGTCGAGGTGGCGGGGGTCAAGGTCGCCGTCGCCGGCTTCTCGTCGTACGTCTGGTCCAACAGCCTGGTCGACATCGCCGAGGCGAAGCAGGTGATCACCAAGGCGGCCGGGATGGCCGACCTGGTGGTGGTGCAGGTGCACATGGGCGGCGAGGGGTCGGACAAGACCCGGGTGCGGCCCGGCACCGAGATGTTCCTCGGCGAGAACCGGGGCGATCCGGTCAAGTTCTCCAAGGCGATGATCGACGCGGGCGCCGACCTGATCGTCGGGCACGGCCCGCACGTGCTGCGCGGCATGGAGTTCTACAAGGGCCGGCTGATCGCGTACAGCCTCGGCAACTTCGCCGGTGGCGGCAACTCGCTGAGCAACGCCGGCCGGCTGGGCTGGGGCGGGGTGCTCAAGGTGTCGCTAAAGCCGGACGGCAGCTGGGCCGGCGGCTCGTTCGTCTCGACGTACATGAACTCCGCCGGCAAGCCGACCATGGACCGCGACGACCGGGGCCTCGGCCTGGTGCGGCAGCTGACCCGCAGCGACTTCCCGAAGACCGGCGCCCGGTTCGACGACTCCGGCCGGATCAGCCCGCCGGCGCAGGGCTGA
- a CDS encoding adenosylcobinamide amidohydrolase produces the protein MLSDPLLTTRSEGVRDVPLLVWRADRPLRAVSSAPLGGGIGERRWVVNATVPMSYDRDDPADHLAGLADQLGLDGPGVGLLTGVDVAEVVARTDTGVRAWATVGLGTPVWAAAPAPAAPGQRVGTVNIVLYVPARLGDAALVNAVATATEAKAQAIGELGMPGTGTPTDAVTVLCPADGPIAEYGGPRSVWGAPLARAVHAAVLAGGAGTVVPWSDRLAG, from the coding sequence GTGCTGAGTGACCCCCTGCTGACCACCCGTTCCGAGGGCGTGCGGGACGTGCCGCTGCTGGTCTGGCGAGCCGACCGCCCGCTGCGCGCGGTCAGCTCCGCGCCGCTCGGCGGCGGCATCGGGGAGCGGCGGTGGGTGGTCAACGCGACCGTGCCGATGTCGTACGACCGGGACGACCCCGCCGACCACCTGGCCGGCCTGGCCGACCAGCTCGGCCTGGACGGGCCGGGGGTGGGCCTGCTGACCGGCGTCGACGTGGCGGAGGTGGTGGCCCGGACCGACACCGGCGTGCGGGCCTGGGCGACGGTCGGGCTCGGCACCCCGGTCTGGGCCGCCGCGCCCGCGCCGGCGGCGCCCGGGCAGCGGGTCGGCACGGTCAACATCGTCCTGTACGTGCCGGCGCGGCTCGGTGACGCCGCGCTGGTCAACGCGGTGGCCACGGCCACCGAGGCGAAGGCGCAGGCGATCGGCGAGCTGGGGATGCCGGGCACCGGCACCCCGACCGACGCGGTCACCGTGCTCTGCCCGGCCGACGGCCCGATCGCCGAGTACGGCGGCCCCCGCTCGGTCTGGGGCGCCCCGCTGGCCCGGGCCGTGCACGCCGCCGTGCTGGCCGGCGGGGCCGGCACGGTGGTCCCCTGGTCGGACCGGCTGGCGGGCTGA
- a CDS encoding Crp/Fnr family transcriptional regulator, protein MDEVLARSGIFQGVDPEAAEALAKEMETIEVRKGEIVFNEGEPGDSLYILLSGKIKVGRRAADGRQNLIAVMGPSDMVGELSLFDPGPRTATATAVTDTRLVRLRKQALRPWLNNRPEIAEQLLRVLARRLRRTNDSLADLIFTDVPGRVAKNLLQMAGRFGTRDGGVLRVTHDLTQEEIAQLVGASRETVNKALADFASRGWLRLDGKSIIILDPERLARRARV, encoded by the coding sequence ATGGACGAGGTACTGGCCCGCAGCGGGATCTTCCAGGGGGTCGACCCGGAGGCTGCCGAGGCGCTCGCCAAGGAGATGGAGACGATCGAGGTCCGCAAGGGCGAGATCGTCTTCAACGAGGGCGAGCCCGGCGACAGTCTCTACATCCTGCTGTCTGGCAAGATCAAGGTTGGCCGCCGGGCAGCGGACGGTCGGCAGAACCTGATCGCGGTGATGGGCCCGTCGGACATGGTCGGCGAGCTGTCGCTTTTCGACCCGGGTCCGCGTACGGCGACCGCCACCGCGGTGACCGACACCCGGCTGGTGCGGCTGCGCAAGCAGGCGCTGCGGCCGTGGCTGAACAACCGGCCCGAGATCGCCGAGCAGCTGCTCCGCGTGCTGGCCCGCCGGCTCCGCCGGACCAACGACTCGTTGGCCGACCTGATCTTCACCGATGTGCCCGGCCGGGTGGCGAAGAACCTGCTCCAGATGGCCGGCCGGTTCGGCACCCGCGACGGCGGCGTGCTGCGGGTGACCCACGACCTCACCCAGGAGGAGATCGCCCAGCTGGTCGGCGCCTCCCGGGAGACGGTGAACAAGGCGCTGGCCGACTTCGCCTCGCGCGGCTGGCTGCGGCTGGACGGCAAGAGCATCATCATCCTCGACCCGGAGCGCCTGGCCCGCCGCGCCCGCGTCTGA
- a CDS encoding metallophosphoesterase family protein: MLNRVAVLSDIHGALPALEAVLAEPDVAAADLIVLTGDIAAGPQPVEVLDLLAGLGDRVCWVRGNADRELVEARAGRKSPIEVSNWAAEQLRDDQSARLAALPLTVTLEVAGFGPVLFCHATPRDDEEVVLVDTRMTRWAEVFAGVPAEVRTVVCGHTHMPFTRLVDRRLVVNAGSIGMPYGGPGADWALLGPGVQLRRTYFDVDAACARVAAESTFPDAAEWADEYLRSRHSDADALAVFAPRDGR; this comes from the coding sequence ATGCTGAACCGCGTCGCCGTACTCTCCGACATCCACGGGGCGTTGCCCGCGCTGGAGGCCGTGCTGGCCGAGCCGGACGTCGCCGCCGCCGACCTGATCGTGCTCACCGGTGACATCGCCGCCGGCCCGCAGCCGGTCGAGGTGCTCGACCTGCTCGCCGGGCTGGGCGACCGGGTCTGCTGGGTACGCGGCAACGCCGACCGGGAACTGGTCGAGGCACGCGCCGGCCGGAAGTCCCCGATCGAGGTGTCGAACTGGGCCGCCGAGCAACTCCGGGACGACCAGTCGGCCCGGCTGGCCGCACTGCCGCTGACGGTGACCCTGGAGGTGGCCGGCTTCGGGCCGGTGCTCTTCTGCCACGCCACGCCCCGGGACGACGAGGAGGTCGTGCTGGTCGACACCCGGATGACGCGCTGGGCGGAGGTGTTCGCCGGCGTACCGGCCGAGGTGCGCACGGTGGTCTGCGGGCACACCCACATGCCGTTCACCCGGCTGGTCGACCGACGTCTGGTGGTCAACGCGGGCAGCATCGGCATGCCGTACGGCGGCCCGGGGGCGGACTGGGCGCTGCTCGGGCCCGGCGTGCAGCTACGCCGGACCTACTTCGACGTGGACGCCGCCTGCGCCCGGGTGGCCGCCGAGTCGACCTTCCCGGACGCCGCCGAGTGGGCCGACGAGTACCTGCGCTCCCGGCACAGCGACGCGGACGCGCTGGCAGTCTTCGCCCCGCGCGACGGCCGCTGA
- a CDS encoding TetR/AcrR family transcriptional regulator, with protein sequence MPAASIRVPQQERSRATRARLLEATVECLVEHGWAGTTTTLVAARAGVSRGAQLHHYPTKAALVIAAVDHLAERRAAELRTEAEALPAGPQRLDRVIDLLGAAFTGPLFVAALELWVAARTDRELREALVPLEARVGREMHRLTVALLDVDERRPGVREAVQATLDLLRGLGVANLLNDDSTRRTALLATWKRQLATLLTPTP encoded by the coding sequence GTGCCCGCCGCATCGATCCGCGTCCCTCAACAGGAACGCAGCCGCGCCACCCGCGCCCGGCTGCTGGAGGCGACCGTCGAGTGCCTGGTCGAGCACGGCTGGGCCGGCACCACCACGACGCTGGTCGCGGCCCGGGCCGGCGTTTCCCGGGGCGCCCAGCTGCACCACTACCCCACCAAGGCGGCCCTGGTCATCGCGGCCGTCGACCACCTCGCCGAGCGCCGGGCGGCCGAGCTGCGCACCGAGGCGGAGGCACTGCCCGCCGGTCCGCAGCGGCTCGACCGGGTGATCGACCTGCTCGGTGCCGCCTTCACCGGGCCGCTCTTCGTCGCCGCCCTGGAACTCTGGGTCGCCGCCCGCACCGACCGCGAACTCCGCGAGGCCCTGGTGCCGCTGGAGGCCCGGGTCGGCCGGGAGATGCACCGGCTCACCGTCGCCCTGCTCGACGTCGACGAACGGCGCCCGGGCGTACGCGAGGCCGTCCAGGCCACCCTCGATCTGCTCCGCGGCCTCGGGGTGGCCAACCTGCTCAACGACGACTCGACCCGCCGCACCGCCCTGCTCGCCACCTGGAAGCGCCAGCTCGCCACCCTGCTCACGCCCACGCCCTGA
- a CDS encoding TIGR03084 family metal-binding protein, with protein sequence MVDLADLLADLATESEQLDALVSALAPADWARPTPAPGWTVGHQIAHLAWTDHVALLAATDTAAFFASVTTAPDPARLVDDGAEEFLAPPAELLARWRAGRTALAEALAAAPPGEKLPWYGTRMSPASMATARIMETWAHGEDVADALGVTRPASARLRHVAYLGFRTLGHSFAAHGRPVPTVPVRIELAAPDGTTWSFGPTDAADRVTGPALDFCLLVTQRRHRADLTLTATGPVADEWLDVAQAFAGPPGAGRPPADSPTPDTTVDSGVPA encoded by the coding sequence ATGGTCGACCTCGCAGACCTGCTCGCGGATCTGGCCACCGAGTCCGAGCAGCTGGATGCCCTGGTGAGTGCCCTGGCACCGGCCGACTGGGCCCGACCGACCCCGGCGCCGGGCTGGACGGTCGGGCACCAGATCGCCCACCTCGCCTGGACCGACCACGTCGCGCTGCTCGCCGCCACCGACACCGCCGCCTTCTTCGCCTCGGTCACCACCGCCCCCGATCCGGCCCGGTTGGTCGACGACGGCGCCGAGGAGTTCCTCGCCCCGCCGGCCGAGCTGCTGGCCCGCTGGCGCGCCGGCCGTACGGCGCTCGCCGAAGCCCTGGCCGCCGCGCCGCCCGGCGAGAAGCTGCCCTGGTACGGCACCCGGATGTCGCCCGCCTCGATGGCCACCGCCCGGATCATGGAGACCTGGGCGCACGGCGAGGACGTGGCCGACGCGCTCGGCGTCACCCGCCCGGCCAGCGCCCGGCTCCGGCACGTGGCGTATCTCGGGTTCCGTACCCTCGGGCACAGCTTCGCCGCCCACGGCCGGCCGGTGCCGACGGTGCCGGTACGGATCGAGCTGGCCGCGCCCGACGGGACGACCTGGAGCTTCGGCCCGACCGACGCCGCCGACCGGGTCACCGGACCGGCGCTGGACTTCTGCCTGCTGGTCACCCAGCGCCGGCACCGCGCCGACCTGACCCTGACGGCCACCGGCCCGGTCGCCGACGAGTGGCTCGACGTGGCCCAGGCGTTCGCCGGCCCACCGGGCGCCGGCCGCCCACCCGCCGACAGCCCGACCCCGGACACCACCGTGGATAGCGGAGTGCCGGCATGA